One window of the Chanodichthys erythropterus isolate Z2021 chromosome 2, ASM2448905v1, whole genome shotgun sequence genome contains the following:
- the tpbg gene encoding trophoblast glycoprotein yields MSDVGLLRLLQLQRKQKNMCNLTLCLLLVLTCSSSSLSLCPAHCSCESTVVNCVSQNLRSIPQPLPENVTTLNLSGNNIRNLNNESFPRTLEHLTHLYVSGSQVERLDSMVFKNLPNLRLLDLSNNRISEFYVEALPQDSKIEVLNLSKSLFNHSYIGVFEDLFRSSLPKVSHLDLSNNDLMFLPEDIFTDLSNLTVLDMRNNTLVSFSNEMFWNRALKELDLRDNALKVLPNKTLAGLSFIPDLRVSLAGNPWRCNCDIEDMLIWLEKHDFVVDRLNLTCSDPTELKNVPLLHLEQSQLQCWSNAEDVERALEPSYVFLGMVLALIGVIFLLVLYLNRKGIKKWMYNIRDACRDHMEGYHYRYEINSDPRLASLSLNSDV; encoded by the coding sequence ATGTCTGATGTTGGATTATTGCGTTTGCTTCAACTtcagagaaaacaaaagaacatgTGTAACCTGACTCTGTGTCTTTTACTCGTCCTGACGTGTTCCAGCTCATCTTTATCGCTATGTCCTGCCCATTGCTCGTGCGAAAGCACAGTTGTGAACTGTGTTAGCCAAAACTTAAGATCCATCCCACAACCCCTTCCAGAAAACGTCACCACACTTAACCTCAGTGGAAACAATATAAGGAATCTGAACAATGAATCTTTCCCTAGGACTTTGGAACATTTAACACACCTTTATGTGTCTGGAAGCCAAGTGGAGAGATTGGACTCCATGGTGTTTAAAAACTTGCCAAATCTGCGTTTACTTGACCTCAGCAACAACAGGATTTCAGAGTTTTATGTTGAGGCTTTACCTCAAGACAGCAAGATAGAGGTTCTAAACCTCAGTAAATCCTTATTCAATCACTCCTACATTGGTGTGTTTGAAGATCTTTTCAGAAGCAGCCTACCTAAGGTTTCCCATCTTGATTTGTCCAATAATGACCTAATGTTCCTTCCAGAGGACATATTCACAGATTTGTCAAACTTAACTGTTTTGGATATGAGGAACAACACCCTTGTTTCATTCAGCAATGAAATGTTTTGGAATCGGGCACTTAAAGAGTTGGACTTAAGAGACAATGCGTTGAAAGTCTTGCCAAACAAAACCCTGGCGGGGCTCAGTTTTATCCCTGATTTGCGCGTCAGTCTCGCAGGAAACCCCTGGCGCTGTAATTGCGACATTGAGGATATGTTGATTTGGTTGGAGAAACATGACTTTGTGGTGGACAGATTAAACCTGACCTGTTCTGACCCAACAGAACTGAAAAATGTCCCACTTTTACACCTAGAACAATCACAGCTCCAGTGCTGGAGCAACGCTGAAGAcgtggagcgggctctggagcccTCGTATGTGTTTTTGGGGATGGTTCTTGCCCTCATTGGGGTCATTTTCCTTCTGGTCCTTTACCTTAACAGGAAAGGGATCAAGAAGTGGATGTACAATATCCGTGACGCGTGCAGAGATCATATGGAGGGATACCATTACAGATACGAGATCAACTCAGACCCACGGCTAGCCAGCCTCAGCCTCAACTCCGATGTGTGA